One Vicia villosa cultivar HV-30 ecotype Madison, WI linkage group LG5, Vvil1.0, whole genome shotgun sequence genomic window, ACTACTAGTAGAATATGCAGTTGCAGCCATTCTCATCTTCTCAATCAATGCACCAGTATTCACTTGTTCCGACAAAATCTCCTCTAAATGTTTTGTATCAATCACCAACTTCACCTTCCATACACCATTCTTAACTGAATACGGCAACACTTCAACAGCAGAGCCATTATTCTCCATATAATCACACGCTGCAACGCGCACCGAGTTCTTTACTCTTTCATCACTCATAGCCTTTTGGTCATCATCCTTCAGTGGAAGAAGATAATAGAGAAAACCATAGCTTAAACTCTCTTTCTCTTGCAACGGTAAAGACGCATGGCCTTGGCGAAAGACACCATAACCGCGGTAACTGTCGAGGATTTGTGCAACTGTTTTAGGACCTTTGAACTGTAAAATAGTACCGGTGTCGGTTAGAATTCGGATAGAGTGATGGCATTCTCCAGTTGTATCCTTGAAAGAACAATTCCCCATTTTGATAAATTTCAGTgttgttttaatttgttacctAAAATAGTGTGTTTATATTGTAAGTTTGAAATCTCTTGTGTATGACAAAAACCTTGTCGTCATCGTGTCATTGCACGTTAGTTACTGTCCTGTCATGGTTTTGTTTATTCTTAGCGGCGTTCACGTGAAATTGGACCGTTGGggatttggtttgaaaaatgtACAAACGTTGGATTTTTGTGACAACAAGTGATATAAAGAGAAAACAACAGAATAATAGGTAGATTCTTCTGTTTATTAT contains:
- the LOC131608106 gene encoding uncharacterized protein LOC131608106, yielding MGNCSFKDTTGECHHSIRILTDTGTILQFKGPKTVAQILDSYRGYGVFRQGHASLPLQEKESLSYGFLYYLLPLKDDDQKAMSDERVKNSVRVAACDYMENNGSAVEVLPYSVKNGVWKVKLVIDTKHLEEILSEQVNTGALIEKMRMAATAYSTSSPTRSRSMSAWKVGWKPTLFGKITKSAVVAAAAEGSILDLDSC